TGCTTGATGAAGTCGGGCGTGTCGAAGTCGGGCTCGCCCGCGGCGAAGTTCACCACGTCCACGCCCTGGGCCACCAGCGCCTTGGCCTTCGCGGTGAGGGCGAGCGTGGGGGACGGTTTGATGGCCTTGAGCCGGTTCGCGAGGTTCATGATCGACCTGGGAAGAGAAAGAGAAAACGGTGGAGACAACGGCGGTGGGCACCCTGCCCTACTTCTTCGTGTACTTGGCGCGCAGGGCCTGGAAGACCCCGGGAGGCACCAGCCCCTCCACGTCTCCGCCGAACAGCGCCACCTCGCGCACCAGGTTCGACGACACGTAGAAATAGTCCTCGCCCGTCATCATGAAGACCGTCTCCACGCCGGGGGCGAGCTTGCGGTTCATGTTCGCGAGCTGGAACTCGTATTCGAAGTCCGACACGGCCCGCAGGCCGCGCAGCAGCACGTTCACCCCACGCGCCTTGGCGTACTCCACCAGCAGGCCATGGAAGGCATCCACCTCCACGCGCGGGTCCGGACAGGCCTCGCGGATGAGCGCCTTGCGCTCCTCCTCGGTGAACAGCGGTGTCTTCTTCGGGTTCACCGCCACGGCGACGATCACCCGATCGAACATCTGCAGCGCACGATGGATGATGCTCAGATGCCCGTTGGTCAGTGGATCGAACGAGCCAGGATAGATGGCGATACGCATGTCGGCGCAGTCTCGACGCACCCCGGCAACGGGTCAAGCAACGCGGAACAGGCTCACCAAAGTGTCGCCGAACCGGCGCTGATCCACCTGGGTGAAGCCCGCGTGGGCCTCGGGCGCGGGCTCGCGCTTGTCGTGCTCGATGACCACGGTGCCCCCCTCGGCGAGTAGTTGGTGGGCCGAGAGTCCCTCCAGCACCGTCTCCACCACACGCGCCGCGTAGGGCGGGTCGGCGAAGATGAGCTGGAAGCGGTCTCCCCTGCGGCCGAGCGTCTCCAGGGCGCGCGCCACCGGCTGGGCGAGCACCTCCACCCGGGCCGCGAAGCCCAGGGTGTCGGTGTTGGCGCGGCACAGCGCCAGGGCCTCGCGGTCCGAGTCCACCAGCACCACGCCCTTGGCCCCGCGCGACACGGCCTCCAGGCCCAGCGCCCCCGTCCCGGCGTACAGGTCCAACACCCGCTGCCCTTCCAACCACTGGCCGAGCACGTTGAAGAGCGTCTCGCGCACGCGATCCGCCGTGGGGCGGATATGTTTGGAGGTCGCCTTGGGGCCCGCCAGGGCCCGTCCCTTCGCACTGCCCGCAACGATCCGCATCAATCTCCCCGGTTCTCCGCGAGGAAGAGCATGGATCTCCAGCCCGTCCGGCTCGCGCCCAGGGACTCCAATACCTCGGAAGCCTCGGCGAACGTGAGCGCCTCGAGCCGCGAGGCGTCCGCGGGCTCCAACGGTGACAGTTGTCCACCCAGCACCCCCAGCAGTTCCCCCGGCGTCAGTCCGGCCTTCTGGGCCTTCTGTTCCAGGCCCTCGCGCTCCGCGGGCCAGGCGGTCAGCGCCAGCCGCTCGAAGGGCGCCGCGCACTCCACCTTCTTCACTCCCACCGCCACGTAGGTGGGCAGCACCCGCGTCGAGCGCCGCCCCGCCTCGCCCACGGAGATGCCCATCCCGTACAGCCCGGCCAGCTCCACCAGGGAGCGCAGGAACTGCACGTCCTGCACCTCGTCGCCGAGCACCGACTCGGAGACGCGCAGGAAGCGCAGGCCCGGCATCCGCGGCGCGAGCCCCTCCAGGAGGATGCGCGCGCCCTCCAGCTCCTCGCCCTCGGGGCCACCCGGCAGGGAGACTTCCAGGGCGAACTCGCGCTCGACCAGCGTCTCCGACAGCCGGAGCACCGCCTCCACCGCGGCGATGGCGGGCAGCCGCGACACGTCCAGCGCGACCAGGGAGAAACCAGTGTCCACGAGCCGGAAGAGGCCGCCCTGCACGGGCGCCAGGCTGGAGGGAGCGGTGCCGGGCACCCGCACCGGCCCGGCCTGGAGGAAGAGCGGGCGCGCGTGACCATCGGCCTCGGCCACCTCCTGCACGGCCGCCACGAAGCGCTCGGCGGCGCCCCGGTCCGCGAGGGGATGAGGGCACACGAGCCCCAGCACCGCGTCCTCGCTCCGGGCGGCGGCGAGCAGGCCGGGCAACATGGGCCGCGCGGGCACGGGCAGGCACGGCAGCGCCGCCGGGGCGTTGTCCAGCGCCTGGGTGAGTTCGCGGGGGCTCAGCACGGGCAGCCGCGAGGCGGGGCCCAGCCGGCTCACCACGCTCGTCGGCCGCAACGTCAGTACCTTGTCGAGCACGTTCATCCGGCGCGCAGAATCATCTTCCCCCGGGTCCGCTGCAACATTCCCGTAGCGCTTCCGTTCAGCCCCGCACCCGTACGCCCGTACGAGGGTCCGGTTCACCGCCGGACAGGGGGAGAGGCCCGGGGTTGCACCCGGGGGCCGGAATTCAAGGGAGGATGGCGAGGCCAGGAGGCCTGTCCATGAACATGAAGCGGTGTTGCACGGCCTTGTTGATGCTGCTCCTCGTCGGGTGTGAGACCACCTCCCGGGCCGTGCGCCTGGACACGGACCAGACCGACCCCCTCGTCTTCACCCCGCACTCCGTCGCCGAGCCAGTGGAACTGGACGACAAGGAGTTCAAGGAAGCCGCGGAGAAGCTTGTCCGGGACATGCCACCGCCCACTCGACCCCAGGAAGCTGCCCGGCGTTTGTTCGAGGTGGAGGCCCGGAGCGGTTCGTACACGTACGAGGCACGCCACCGCCGCATCACTCCGCATGAGCCGGACGAGCACCTCGAAGGGGAGTCGACAGCAAAGGACGAGTTGACATGCACCTACCTGCGCTGGTGCGAGCGCACTGGCAGACCTGGGGACTGCCTGCGCCTGCTGACGGAAAGCCCCACCCTCAACGGGGATGGTCGTTTCGCTCTGGCCCTGGCCTTCGCCAAGGGAGCCGTGCTGGACGAGATGCTGGAAGCATTCAAGGACATGGCCGATCCCCACGCCATGGTGGCGGCGGTGCTCTGGACCTGGACGACGTACATGGTCCTCATTGCCATTCCCGACGTGACGGTCTCCAAGGGCCTCGCGGCGGTGATGACCGCCACGATCATTTCCTATGTGGGGGTGGATACATTCTGGGGCCTCGTCGTCGGCTTCAAATGGCTGATGGAGGAAGCAGACCGAGCCACCACGTTCAACGAGCTGCGTGCGGCGGGGGAGCGCTACGGCAAGAGGATGGGCCGGAACGCGGCACGAGCATTCGCCATGCTGGCCATGGCGGCCATGGGCAACACGGCGCCGGGGCTGGCCGCGAAGGTGCCGAAACTGCCAGGTGCGATGCAGGCGGCGGTGCAGGCGGAGACGCAGATGG
Above is a window of Cystobacter fuscus DNA encoding:
- the coaD gene encoding pantetheine-phosphate adenylyltransferase; translation: MRIAIYPGSFDPLTNGHLSIIHRALQMFDRVIVAVAVNPKKTPLFTEEERKALIREACPDPRVEVDAFHGLLVEYAKARGVNVLLRGLRAVSDFEYEFQLANMNRKLAPGVETVFMMTGEDYFYVSSNLVREVALFGGDVEGLVPPGVFQALRAKYTKK
- the rsmD gene encoding 16S rRNA (guanine(966)-N(2))-methyltransferase RsmD; translation: MRIVAGSAKGRALAGPKATSKHIRPTADRVRETLFNVLGQWLEGQRVLDLYAGTGALGLEAVSRGAKGVVLVDSDREALALCRANTDTLGFAARVEVLAQPVARALETLGRRGDRFQLIFADPPYAARVVETVLEGLSAHQLLAEGGTVVIEHDKREPAPEAHAGFTQVDQRRFGDTLVSLFRVA